The genomic DNA CGCGTCGACGTGATGTTGTTTTGGGAGGATGGGTCGGTGACCGGACCGACGCACTCCCCCGATGAGACACCGGCGCCCGGTTTGGGGTCCCGCGCTGCAGCGGTGCTGGCCGTGTTGTCGTCGGCGGCGGTGCTGGTAGTCGAGATCACCGCCCTGCGCCTGCTGGCTCCCTACCTCGGCCTCACACTCGAGACCAGCACCCTGGTCATCGGTATCGCGTTGGCGGCGATTGCCCTCGGGTCCTGGTTCGGCGGCCGCGCCGCCGACGTGGTGAATCCGCGTCGGCTCATCGGTGCAGCGTTGGGAGTGTCGGGTGCGGTGGTGGCGCTCACGCCCGCACTCTTGCGGACGGCGGCCGAGTGGGCCCAACCGCTGCTGATGCTGATCGCCGCGTTGACGATCCTGGTGCCCGGTGCCCTCTTGGCCGCAATCACCCCGATGGTCACCAAGCTGCGTCTGACCAGTCTGACCGAGACCGGGACCGTGGTGGGCCGCCTGTCCGGGCTGAGCACTGTCGGCGCCATCGCCGGTACGGTGCTGACCGGCTTTGTCCTGATCACCTGGTTGCCCGTGAGCGCCATCCTGGTCGGTCTGGGCGTCCTGCTGGTCCTCGGCGGGGCGCTCGTCGAGTGGCGGATGCGGCGCTGGAACGCCGGGCGCACCGCAGTGCTGACCGTCTTCACGGTGGCCGGCGGGCTTGCGGGCTACTTCGGGCCCGGCGGCTGCGACACCGAGACCAAATACCACTGCACCCGCGTGATCGCCGATCCTGAACGCAGCAGTGGCCGCACTCTGCTGCTCGACGGCATTCAGCACTCCTACGTCGATCTCGATGACCCGACGTTTTTGCGCTACACCTATGTCCGCGCCATTGCTTCGGTGGTCGATGCGGCTTTCCCGCGCGGCCAAGCGCTGGCGGCCTATCACCTCGGTGGCGGGGGGCTCACCGTGCCGCGATACCTGGCGGCCACCCGGCCGGGCACCCGCAGCGTCGTCTCCGAGATCGACGGTGGCGTGGTGCGGATCGACTACGACGAGCTCGGTCTGCCGCGGGATGCCGGGATCGAGGTGCGGGTCGAGGATGGCCGGCTGGGGCTGCGCGAGCTGGAGTCCGACAGCCGCGATCTCGTCGTCGGCGACGCGTTCGGTGGTGTCGCGGTGCCCTGGCACCTCACCACGGTGGAGGCTGTGAGCGAGGTCCACCGGATACTCGACGCCGACGGGGTGTACGTGGCGAACCTGATCGACTACGGCAACCTCGGCTTCGCCCGCGCCCAGGTGGCCACCTTGCGGGACGTCTTCGAGCACGTGGTGGTGCTGGGAGAACCCAACGACCTGGGGCTCGATCCGGTGGAGCCCATCGACGGCGGGAACATGGTGGTGGTGGCCTCGGATCGACACCTGGATCTGGATGCGGTGCGACGGGCTCTGGATGCCGAATCCACCGGGTGGACCGTGTCGTCGGGCGACGACCTGGCCCGTTGGGTTGGCGATGCGGTGGTCCTGCGCGATGACCATGCCCCGGTTGACCAACTGCTCGAACCCACCCGGCCGGCGCGAAGCTGACCGGCGCGTAGGTTGGTCCCGTGGTGCGCGCCCTGGTTTTCGACGTCTTCGGCACGCTCGTCGACTGGCGCAGCGGTGTCGCCGAGGCATTCCGAGCGGCCGACGTCCCCGGTGATCCGGGTGAGCTCGCCGACGCGTGGCGGGCGCGGTACCGGCCGATCCTGGACGCGGTCAACGACGGCCAACGGCCGTGGGGCACCTTCGACGAGCTGCATCTGGTGACACTGGACGATCTGCTCGCCGAACGCGGGGTGTCTGTGCCGCTTGCAGTGCGTCAGCAGTTGGTGCATGCCTGGCACCGGCTGGACCCGTGGCCGGATGCGCGCAGCGGGCTCGAGGAGCTGCGCCGCGAGCGAGTGGTGGCGCCGCTGTCCAACGGCCACGTCGCACTGCTGGTGGACCTGGCCCGACACGGCGATCTGCGCTTCGACTGTGTGCTGTCGGCCGAACTGGCCAACGCCTACAAGCCGGCGCCCCAGACGTACTTGACCGCAGCCCGGCTGCTCGACGTCGCACCAGAAGATCTGATGCTCGTCGCGGCCCACCCGTCCGATCTGCAGGGCGCCCGATCCGCCGGGCTGCGCACCGCGTTCATCGATCGCCCTCTGGAGTTCGGGCCGCACACCGCGTCCCGGCAGGACCCGGCGGCCGATGTCTCGGTGGCTGATCTGCACGAGCTGGCGGTGGCGCTGCAATAGCCCCTGGACAGGGGTGCAGAAGGTGGCTTAGATGCACGAGTGATTGCTGAGCACGCCCGCAGCGGCGTTGCCATGGCCATCGGCGCCCAGGTCTCGGTCCAGCTCGGCATGGTTGTCGCCATCGGGCTGATCGACCGGATCGGCTCGGACGGCACCGCGTGGCTGCGGATGGCGTGGGCGGGGGTGCTGCTCCTGGTCGTCGTCCGTCCCCGCCCCTCGGCATTCACCTGGCGAACCTTCGGCATGTGTGTGGTTCTCGGATGCGTCACCGCCGCGATCTCGCTGCTGTTCATGGCCTCCCTGGACCGCCTCAGTCTCGGCACGGCAACCGCCCTGGAATTCCTGGGACCGCTCGCGGTAGCGGCCGTGCACGGCCGCGGACGGCACCGGTACGTCTGGCCCGGGCTGGCCGCGCTGGGCGTCATCCTGCTGTGTGAACCATTCAGCGGCGGCATCGACGCCAAGGGGGCGCTGCTGGCCATCGCAGCCGGAATCTGTTGGGCGGCCTACATTCTGCTGACACAGCGGGTCGGTGACGAGGTGGCCGGCGTCAACGGCCTGGCGATCTCGATGCCGGTTGCTGGGCTGGTCTCGAGTCTTTTCGTGAGCACAACGGTGTTCGAGAACATGACACCCGAGCTGCTGCTGATCGGGCTCGGCATGGCGGTCCTGCTGCCGGTGGTGCCCTACGTGCTGGAGCTGGTGGCATTGCGCTCGCTGACCACCGCTACCTTCGGAACTCTGATGGCGCTCGAACCCGCGTTCGCGCTCGT from Mycolicibacterium tokaiense includes the following:
- a CDS encoding haloacid dehalogenase type II, coding for MVRALVFDVFGTLVDWRSGVAEAFRAADVPGDPGELADAWRARYRPILDAVNDGQRPWGTFDELHLVTLDDLLAERGVSVPLAVRQQLVHAWHRLDPWPDARSGLEELRRERVVAPLSNGHVALLVDLARHGDLRFDCVLSAELANAYKPAPQTYLTAARLLDVAPEDLMLVAAHPSDLQGARSAGLRTAFIDRPLEFGPHTASRQDPAADVSVADLHELAVALQ
- a CDS encoding fused MFS/spermidine synthase, with amino-acid sequence MTGPTHSPDETPAPGLGSRAAAVLAVLSSAAVLVVEITALRLLAPYLGLTLETSTLVIGIALAAIALGSWFGGRAADVVNPRRLIGAALGVSGAVVALTPALLRTAAEWAQPLLMLIAALTILVPGALLAAITPMVTKLRLTSLTETGTVVGRLSGLSTVGAIAGTVLTGFVLITWLPVSAILVGLGVLLVLGGALVEWRMRRWNAGRTAVLTVFTVAGGLAGYFGPGGCDTETKYHCTRVIADPERSSGRTLLLDGIQHSYVDLDDPTFLRYTYVRAIASVVDAAFPRGQALAAYHLGGGGLTVPRYLAATRPGTRSVVSEIDGGVVRIDYDELGLPRDAGIEVRVEDGRLGLRELESDSRDLVVGDAFGGVAVPWHLTTVEAVSEVHRILDADGVYVANLIDYGNLGFARAQVATLRDVFEHVVVLGEPNDLGLDPVEPIDGGNMVVVASDRHLDLDAVRRALDAESTGWTVSSGDDLARWVGDAVVLRDDHAPVDQLLEPTRPARS
- a CDS encoding EamA family transporter, which produces MIAEHARSGVAMAIGAQVSVQLGMVVAIGLIDRIGSDGTAWLRMAWAGVLLLVVVRPRPSAFTWRTFGMCVVLGCVTAAISLLFMASLDRLSLGTATALEFLGPLAVAAVHGRGRHRYVWPGLAALGVILLCEPFSGGIDAKGALLAIAAGICWAAYILLTQRVGDEVAGVNGLAISMPVAGLVSSLFVSTTVFENMTPELLLIGLGMAVLLPVVPYVLELVALRSLTTATFGTLMALEPAFALVVGWLLLEQDSGVLGILGIAAVVAAGIGAARGGGREMAVPLEVG